The DNA window CAGCGCCCTGGACATCCTCGAGTGCGGTGGAGCGCACCCGTGACCTAATGCTCAGCTTGGGCCAACGTCCGGTGACCCTGAAAAAAGAGATTCAGGGCTTCGCCACCAACCGGATACAGTACGCCATCCTGAACGAGGTGTGGCGCCTTGTGGGCTCCGGTATCCTCAGCGTGGCCGATGTGGATCGAGTTCTCAGCCAGGGACTGGGATTGCGTTATGCCCTGCTCGGTTCCCTGGAGACGGCACATCTGAATGCTCCCGGCGGTGTGGCCGACTACTTCCAGCGTTTTGGCGGTGAAATTTCCGCGGTGAGTGCCACCTATGGCGAGACCCCGAATACCCAGGAGGACCGTGAAACGCTGGCGGAGATTGCGCGGCAGTGCGAGCAGCTGGTGTCGCTGGAGAAACTCGACGAGAGGCGGGGCACTCGTGATGAGTTCCTCATCCAGCTGGCCAAACTGAAGAGGCAGTTTGAATAGCACATTAATTGCTGGGTTTTGTGATGTACCCTGAATAAACTGAATAAACTGCGAACCAACTTAATGGCCCTGTGTCGTTCTGCTGGTCCTTGGCTCACTTGGCTCAGTTTGCTagcttctccagctcctgTTTCGTgcattaatgaaattaatttttgcgGCAACCGGAAACGCTTTTGCAGGCGAAGAAGCATTCAAGTACAACGTGTCACATTTCCGCTTCGGCATTCTGGCCCTCGACGCTTTTCTTAGTTTTCCCATTACAATTTTCCCCATTTCGGCACTTGGCCTGATGAATGCTGGCGGCGGCCCTAGCTCATTTTTCATTCGGGCGCTGGAGAGCTTTCCTCCAGCTGAGAGCTGCTTAAGTGAAAAATCTTTATTTGAGCGCCGAATTTGTTGTTGGCAGCACTTTTGCAATTGCTTTAAATACGGGGATTTGGAGGTCTTTTGTCTAAGTGCAAATACTAGTACAAGATTAAGCACGGCCAATAAGATTTTCTTATTAATACATTTCGAAATTCCAAAAAGTTACTTATAGTCTTCTTTGAATTAAcacttaataataatagtttgATGATGGGCGTTCATGTGTGCTCACTTACATTATGCAGCATAATTATTTGGTGTGATATTAATGATATTAATGAATTTACGCATGTTTAAAAACACTATCTGATTGCACTTAACTGCCGGCAACCatcttaattaaaatgcagcgTCTGGGCCGTATTTCAATGGCAAGTATTCAAGAGAGTGGCCATGGCCATATAACAATTAAAGTCGCATAATTTTCAGACAGACGGCTGCAGTGGGGCCTATGGCTGGGTGCTCCGTTTTTGGGGGCAGGATCCTGTGGAGGATCCTGAATCGTCTGCGCCCCTGAAATTGTTGGCGGCGGCTAAAAACTGCAATGTCATTGTTGCGAGACAGCGGGCGGTGGACAAAAAGCATGTGGCTAGTAATTCATTACCCAGACCAGCGGCCATTGGAATTTTATAGAGCGTAGGTTGAGTATGAGGAGTATGAGGAGTGGGAAAAGTGCCAGGACAATTGCACATGGCGGTGGCTAGCGAATGCCATTTAATGTGCAAACAAAAGGCGTTGACAAAAAATTGCAATCGGAAAAAAGAtgacaaaaggcaaaaagagTTGGCCATCGGTATTATGAGGTACAGCTATGTATGTAGGAGTATTTGTAAAGTGCAGACTGTGCACAATGGCGATGTGGGGGTGCTGCTAAAAGTTAAAATAACGAACGATAATTAATGGAATGACAACATAAAGCAGGCAACAATTTCAATGCCCTTTTTGCTTCACTTTGGCTtacactctttttttttttctggctcGAACCAGACTTTGGGACCTGATGTTTATTGAACCCTGTGGGAAGGGGTGGTCGTTTGCAAAATGGCGCcaaagcggaaacggaaggaAGCCATGTGTCGGGGTGAAGCGGAAGTGCATTGTTTTATGCCCAATttcatttgtgtgtgttttcgaTGAggacgagagagagagagggagagaaataaaagagagcgagagaggtGGATGAATGCATGTAATTAGAGCCGGCGCAATCaaagtaattaatttcaaGAGAGCTTGAGATGGGGAAACATTGGCAGGAAAAACCACTGTGGGAGACTAGAAAAGCATTTGAATTTGTACCAATCAGTTTCCGGAACCGCCAAGTTCAAAGGGATTTGCTCGACCACTAATTAAATTCCGGCTAACAAAGAAAAACTCGGATTTCTTTGTCGCCACAGCATCATTAATTATATCCACGATGCCAACGCTTTTCCTCACCTTAcaacaaaggaaaaaaaatagaaaaaaaagaaaaacaacacgTAGACAAAGAGATAACAATTTTTCAATCCCAACGACATTTGTTCTTGTTAGCTCAGTTGTTAACAATCGATTTGACGTGTTCCCTCGGACCTTCGGGCCAAATAGGACCAGCAGAAGTAGCAACAAATAAGAGGTCATGTTTTACGGCCAAGGGGC is part of the Drosophila yakuba strain Tai18E2 chromosome 2R, Prin_Dyak_Tai18E2_2.1, whole genome shotgun sequence genome and encodes:
- the LOC6530421 gene encoding lambda-crystallin — encoded protein: MSSQKIGIVGSGLIGRAWAMLFAAAGYRVQLYDILESQLAIALQELDKELHRLEEQGALRGHIRASEQFALIGVTTRLEELTREAVHIQECVPEVLQLKKSLYAQLDGLLEEQTVVASSTSTFMPSLYSEGLQKRQQMLVAHPLNPPYFIPLVEIVPAPWTSSSAVERTRDLMLSLGQRPVTLKKEIQGFATNRIQYAILNEVWRLVGSGILSVADVDRVLSQGLGLRYALLGSLETAHLNAPGGVADYFQRFGGEISAVSATYGETPNTQEDRETLAEIARQCEQLVSLEKLDERRGTRDEFLIQLAKLKRQFE